Proteins co-encoded in one Listeria ivanovii subsp. ivanovii genomic window:
- a CDS encoding inositol monophosphatase family protein — protein sequence MDSEKIDYLARLWIMEAAAKIKKSFKETLDIDIKSGRNDLVTNMDKETESFFAGQIKEHFPEHRLFGEEGMADSITDLDGVVWILDPIDGTLNFVEQQRDFAISLAIYEDGIGKLAYIYDVVRDDLYFGEKGKGATVNGRPIQKIDPNRELQDALLIANLSVTRKFPTMWEAVKVSRGLRLHGAASLEYMDVATGRAGAYLSANLAPWDIAAGKIIVEELGGIVTRMDGGKINMLEKGTSIVATPKIHQTLLNNYLP from the coding sequence ATGGATAGCGAAAAAATAGATTATTTAGCACGATTATGGATTATGGAAGCAGCAGCGAAAATCAAGAAGTCGTTTAAAGAAACATTAGATATCGATATAAAGTCTGGTCGAAATGATTTAGTAACTAATATGGATAAAGAAACGGAAAGCTTTTTTGCGGGGCAAATCAAAGAACATTTTCCTGAGCACCGATTATTTGGTGAAGAGGGTATGGCGGACTCCATTACAGATTTAGACGGCGTTGTTTGGATTCTTGATCCGATTGATGGGACACTTAATTTCGTCGAGCAACAAAGAGACTTCGCCATTTCACTGGCCATATATGAAGATGGTATTGGAAAACTTGCTTATATTTATGACGTCGTGCGAGATGACCTTTACTTTGGAGAAAAAGGAAAAGGGGCGACTGTTAATGGAAGGCCAATTCAAAAAATAGATCCAAATCGTGAACTTCAAGACGCTTTACTCATTGCTAATTTAAGTGTGACCAGAAAATTTCCGACGATGTGGGAAGCGGTAAAAGTATCACGTGGCTTACGACTTCACGGAGCGGCTTCACTTGAGTATATGGATGTCGCAACAGGACGAGCAGGGGCATATCTATCCGCGAATTTAGCACCATGGGATATTGCGGCTGGGAAAATTATTGTCGAAGAATTAGGCGGAATTGTAACCCGAATGGATGGTGGAAAAATCAATATGTTAGAAAAAGGAACATCTATTGTCGCAACACCTAAAATTCATCAAACGCTATTAAATAACTACCTGCCTTAA
- the typA gene encoding translational GTPase TypA has protein sequence MNLRNDIRNVAIIAHVDHGKTTLVDQLLRQSGTFRDNETVAERAMDNNDLERERGITILAKNTAIKYEDTRVNIMDTPGHADFGGEVERIMKMVDGVLLVVDAYEGTMPQTRFVLKKALEQNLTPIVVVNKIDRDFARPEEVVDEVLELFIELGANDDQLEFPVVYASAINGTSSYDSDPAEQKETMKPLLDTIIEHIPAPVDNSDEPLQFQVSLLDYNDYVGRIGIGRIFRGTMHVGQTVALIKLDGTVKQFRVTKMFGFFGLKRDEIKEAKAGDLVALAGMEDIFVGETVTPFDHQEALPLLRIDEPTLQMTFVTNNSPFAGREGKHVTSRKIEERLLAELQTDVSLRVEPTASPDAWVVSGRGELHLSILIETMRREGYELQVSKPEVIIREIDGVKCEPVEDVQIDTPEEFMGSVIESISQRKGEMKNMINDGNGQVRLQFIVPARGLIGYTTDFLSMTRGYGIINHTFDSYQPIQKGRVGGRSRGVLVSMETGKSTTYGTMQVEDRGTIFIEPGTDIYEGMIVGENNRDGDIAVNIVKAKQMTNIRSANKDQTNVIKKPRHLSLEESLEFLNEDEYCEVTPQSIRLRKKILNKNEREKAAKRSKTAE, from the coding sequence TTGAATTTAAGAAATGATATTCGTAATGTAGCAATTATTGCCCACGTTGACCATGGTAAAACAACACTAGTAGACCAATTATTACGCCAATCAGGAACTTTCCGCGACAATGAAACAGTTGCAGAACGTGCGATGGACAACAATGATTTAGAAAGAGAACGCGGTATTACTATTTTAGCAAAAAATACAGCGATTAAGTATGAAGATACACGTGTAAACATCATGGATACACCTGGACACGCCGATTTCGGTGGAGAAGTAGAACGTATCATGAAAATGGTGGACGGTGTTCTTTTAGTAGTGGACGCGTATGAAGGTACAATGCCTCAAACACGTTTTGTACTAAAAAAAGCATTAGAACAAAACCTAACACCAATCGTCGTAGTTAACAAAATTGACCGTGACTTTGCTCGCCCAGAAGAAGTTGTTGATGAAGTACTAGAACTTTTCATCGAACTAGGTGCAAATGATGATCAATTAGAATTCCCAGTTGTTTATGCTTCTGCAATCAATGGAACTTCAAGCTATGATTCCGATCCAGCAGAACAAAAAGAAACAATGAAACCACTTTTAGATACAATTATTGAACACATTCCAGCTCCAGTTGATAATAGCGACGAACCGTTACAATTCCAAGTTTCACTACTTGATTATAATGACTATGTTGGTCGTATTGGTATTGGCCGTATTTTCCGCGGAACAATGCATGTTGGACAAACAGTAGCACTAATCAAACTTGATGGTACTGTAAAACAATTCCGTGTAACGAAAATGTTCGGTTTCTTTGGACTAAAACGTGACGAAATTAAAGAAGCAAAAGCTGGTGATTTAGTTGCACTTGCAGGAATGGAAGATATCTTCGTTGGTGAAACAGTAACACCATTTGACCATCAAGAAGCACTTCCACTTTTACGTATTGACGAACCAACCTTGCAAATGACGTTTGTAACTAATAACAGTCCTTTCGCTGGTCGTGAAGGTAAACATGTAACAAGTCGTAAAATTGAAGAACGCTTATTAGCAGAACTTCAAACGGATGTATCGCTTCGTGTAGAACCGACAGCTTCTCCAGATGCATGGGTTGTTTCTGGACGAGGAGAACTACATTTATCGATCCTTATCGAAACAATGCGTCGTGAAGGTTATGAATTACAAGTTTCTAAACCAGAAGTTATTATTCGTGAAATTGACGGCGTGAAATGTGAACCAGTAGAAGATGTTCAAATTGATACTCCTGAAGAATTTATGGGGTCTGTTATTGAATCTATTAGCCAACGTAAAGGTGAAATGAAAAATATGATTAACGATGGTAACGGACAAGTTCGTTTACAATTCATCGTTCCAGCTCGTGGTTTAATTGGTTATACAACTGATTTCCTTTCAATGACTCGTGGTTATGGTATTATCAACCATACATTCGATAGCTACCAACCAATCCAAAAAGGACGCGTTGGTGGACGTAGCCGTGGTGTTCTTGTATCAATGGAAACAGGTAAATCAACTACTTACGGAACAATGCAAGTAGAAGACCGTGGTACGATTTTCATTGAACCAGGTACTGATATTTACGAAGGTATGATTGTTGGAGAAAACAACCGTGATGGCGATATCGCTGTTAATATTGTAAAAGCAAAACAAATGACTAACATTCGTTCTGCTAACAAAGACCAAACTAACGTTATCAAAAAACCACGTCATTTATCTTTAGAAGAATCATTAGAATTCTTGAACGAAGACGAATACTGTGAAGTAACTCCACAATCAATCCGTTTGCGTAAAAAAATTCTTAATAAAAACGAACGTGAAAAAGCAGCAAAACGTTCAAAGACTGCTGAATAA
- the lpdA gene encoding dihydrolipoyl dehydrogenase, translating into MVVGDFPEERDTIVIGAGPGGYVAAIRAAQLGQKVTIIEKEYYGGVCLNVGCIPSKALITVGHRFKEANHSDNMGITADNVSLDFTKAQEWKGSVVNKLTSGVKGLLKKNKVEMLEGEAFFVDDHSLRVIHPDSAQTYTFNNVIIATGSRPIEIPGFKYGKRVLSSTGALALTEVPKKLVVIGGGYIGTELGGAFANLGTELTILEGGPEILPTYEKDMVSLVKRNLKSKNVEMVTKALAKSAEETENGVKVTYEANGETKTIEADYVLVTVGRRPNTDEIGLEQAGVKVTERGLVEVDKQGRSNIPNIFAIGDIVPGVPLAHKASYEAKIAAEAIAGEKSENDYTALPAVVFSDPELATVGLTEKEAKEKGFDVKAAKFPFGGNGRALSLDAPEGFVRLVTRKEDGLVIGAQVAGMNASDIISEIGLAIESGITAEDIALTIHAHPSLGELTMEAAELALGRPIHM; encoded by the coding sequence ATGGTAGTAGGCGATTTTCCAGAAGAAAGAGACACCATAGTCATCGGTGCAGGCCCAGGTGGTTATGTAGCCGCAATTCGAGCAGCACAACTCGGACAAAAAGTGACCATTATTGAAAAAGAATATTACGGCGGTGTTTGTTTAAACGTCGGATGTATTCCTTCAAAAGCACTTATCACTGTTGGTCACCGTTTTAAAGAAGCGAACCACTCTGATAACATGGGAATCACAGCTGATAACGTAAGCTTAGATTTCACTAAAGCACAAGAATGGAAAGGAAGCGTAGTTAACAAGCTTACATCAGGAGTTAAAGGCCTTCTTAAGAAAAATAAAGTAGAAATGCTAGAAGGAGAAGCGTTCTTCGTGGATGATCATTCTTTACGTGTGATTCACCCTGATTCCGCTCAAACTTATACATTCAATAACGTTATCATTGCAACAGGATCTCGTCCAATCGAAATCCCAGGTTTCAAATATGGTAAACGTGTATTAAGCTCTACTGGTGCACTTGCTCTAACAGAAGTTCCAAAAAAATTAGTCGTTATTGGCGGCGGATATATCGGAACAGAATTAGGTGGAGCATTCGCTAACCTTGGAACAGAACTTACTATCCTTGAAGGCGGACCAGAAATCTTACCAACTTACGAAAAAGATATGGTTTCGCTTGTAAAACGTAATCTGAAAAGCAAAAACGTTGAAATGGTTACTAAAGCTCTTGCAAAATCTGCTGAAGAAACAGAAAACGGCGTAAAAGTAACTTATGAAGCAAATGGCGAAACAAAAACTATCGAAGCTGACTATGTGTTAGTAACAGTAGGTCGTCGTCCAAATACTGACGAAATCGGTTTAGAACAAGCTGGCGTAAAAGTAACTGAACGTGGCTTAGTAGAAGTAGACAAACAAGGTCGCTCTAACATTCCAAACATTTTTGCAATTGGTGATATCGTTCCTGGTGTTCCACTTGCGCATAAAGCAAGCTACGAAGCAAAAATTGCTGCTGAAGCAATCGCTGGCGAAAAATCTGAAAATGATTATACCGCACTTCCAGCAGTTGTATTCAGTGATCCAGAACTTGCAACAGTTGGTTTGACTGAAAAAGAAGCAAAAGAAAAAGGCTTTGATGTAAAAGCTGCTAAATTCCCATTCGGCGGTAACGGTCGTGCACTTTCTTTAGATGCACCTGAAGGATTTGTTCGTTTAGTTACCCGTAAAGAAGATGGCTTAGTTATCGGTGCACAAGTTGCCGGAATGAACGCTTCTGATATTATTTCAGAAATCGGCTTAGCAATCGAATCAGGCATTACTGCAGAAGACATCGCACTTACTATTCACGCTCATCCATCACTTGGAGAGCTAACAATGGAAGCTGCTGAACTTGCTTTAGGTCGCCCAATTCACATGTAA
- a CDS encoding UPF0223 family protein, protein MEYSYPLNPDWTTEEMTIVVQFLEAIERAYEKGIETQELKEKYRAFKQVVPSKGEEKRLGADFEKASGYSAYKVMQLVKNATTSKVKMQP, encoded by the coding sequence ATGGAATACAGTTATCCATTAAATCCAGACTGGACGACCGAAGAAATGACGATTGTTGTGCAATTTTTAGAGGCAATCGAACGCGCATATGAAAAAGGAATTGAGACGCAAGAATTGAAAGAAAAATATCGCGCTTTTAAACAAGTAGTCCCTTCTAAAGGTGAAGAGAAGCGTCTAGGAGCAGATTTTGAAAAAGCAAGTGGCTATTCAGCTTATAAAGTGATGCAGCTAGTAAAAAATGCCACAACCAGCAAAGTAAAAATGCAACCATAA
- a CDS encoding transcriptional regulator has translation MLKERINFLIQQKGMTRKTLVNGLVTLPHFSNILAGRYLLADDIAKQLGKRLGVTTDYILRTEDSSLEINNQADKFFRQVVLFQQMNDAYVASVPEKNDALVIELSTALMKACYFQATNNRVSYQALHETYLNFYLENFDDSSILTLPLPLRKAFFYYKLQFYRSISKLEESVSYIERLLPMLEEDAEIWIAVKKIEMEVLVVLRLFDKAKKSFEDTLHRVQTENLSHHLSSLYIAESAYCFYLKLYEEAFVNLAKAEEYLVYMNDSAGSYLVTIFNNRILMLIATNQLVSAVQEVERLEKYLRQQKNIDATFWTLIELHKADIALAGGSVTTLEEILARLQKANKTSDQDYAVIFYQSQLALLQGNFKEAVVIAEECLPFFEQANITNRLLMIYETIAICAEQTRQYKKSSDMYKKMTQLLKMN, from the coding sequence TTGTTAAAAGAACGTATTAATTTTTTAATACAGCAAAAAGGAATGACAAGAAAAACACTTGTAAATGGTCTTGTAACATTACCTCACTTTTCAAATATTCTAGCTGGCCGTTATTTGTTAGCAGATGACATAGCTAAACAACTCGGTAAACGCTTAGGGGTGACGACAGATTATATACTGCGGACAGAAGACAGCTCTTTAGAAATTAACAACCAAGCTGACAAATTTTTTCGCCAAGTTGTATTGTTTCAGCAAATGAATGATGCATATGTGGCTTCGGTACCAGAAAAAAATGATGCACTTGTAATTGAACTTTCAACTGCATTGATGAAAGCTTGTTATTTTCAAGCGACGAACAATCGGGTAAGCTATCAAGCATTACATGAAACATACCTGAATTTTTATTTGGAAAATTTTGACGATTCATCGATTTTAACATTACCACTGCCATTAAGAAAAGCTTTTTTCTATTACAAGCTACAATTTTATCGATCCATTTCAAAGTTAGAAGAAAGTGTTAGCTATATAGAACGGTTATTGCCAATGCTGGAGGAAGATGCAGAAATTTGGATTGCCGTAAAGAAAATAGAGATGGAAGTTTTAGTAGTGCTTAGATTATTCGATAAAGCGAAAAAAAGTTTTGAAGATACGCTTCATCGGGTGCAAACCGAAAATCTATCTCATCATCTTTCTAGTCTTTATATTGCAGAGAGTGCGTACTGTTTTTATTTGAAGCTCTATGAAGAGGCATTTGTTAATTTAGCCAAGGCAGAAGAATATTTAGTTTATATGAATGATTCAGCTGGTTCGTATCTAGTCACTATTTTTAATAATCGTATCTTGATGTTGATTGCAACCAATCAATTGGTGAGTGCAGTACAGGAAGTAGAGCGCTTGGAAAAATACCTTCGTCAACAAAAAAATATCGATGCAACGTTTTGGACCTTAATTGAACTTCATAAAGCTGATATTGCATTAGCTGGTGGCTCGGTTACGACATTAGAGGAAATTCTGGCTCGGTTACAAAAAGCGAATAAAACATCTGACCAAGATTATGCAGTAATATTTTATCAATCTCAGTTGGCACTTCTGCAAGGGAATTTTAAAGAGGCAGTAGTAATTGCAGAGGAGTGCTTACCATTTTTCGAACAAGCGAATATCACTAATAGGCTATTAATGATTTACGAAACAATCGCAATCTGCGCAGAGCAAACAAGACAATATAAGAAATCTTCGGATATGTATAAAAAAATGACACAATTATTAAAAATGAATTGA
- a CDS encoding malate dehydrogenase, which produces MASKKKKIVIIGRSNLQSLYIHTLLLKKLSAEIHLIDELAKSSVQDFEYASYYHPAATTNIGSFNECRNADLVVFFQEEMSDASISKEANLALIKEKVKKMMATGFQGNVIVATAESNIVAALIKRFSGLPANQIVTLGTMLATSYFQVEIAKLFKISPKNVHGYIIGDNRTDVIPVWSRAFLGGKPILSYLTEEPKRLTSEDLQNLANRMTKIPDYPFENKDGCTFRFSTVTVLAELTEVILQDEARVLTVGVEVKSAYGLDEPVFVSVPAVIGASGVQELLELNLSDDEQKELKQIATKTTQKLEAMQLDKGGIS; this is translated from the coding sequence GTGGCATCTAAGAAAAAGAAAATTGTCATTATCGGAAGAAGCAATTTACAAAGCCTCTACATTCATACACTTCTTTTGAAAAAACTTTCAGCTGAAATTCACTTGATAGATGAACTAGCTAAGTCAAGCGTTCAAGATTTTGAGTATGCCAGCTACTATCACCCTGCTGCAACTACTAATATAGGTAGTTTTAATGAGTGTAGAAATGCAGATTTAGTTGTTTTCTTCCAAGAGGAAATGTCTGATGCTAGCATTTCCAAAGAAGCAAACCTGGCACTAATCAAAGAAAAAGTGAAAAAGATGATGGCGACTGGTTTTCAAGGGAATGTTATCGTCGCAACTGCAGAAAGTAATATTGTTGCTGCATTAATTAAACGCTTTTCTGGATTACCAGCTAACCAAATTGTCACACTCGGGACGATGCTCGCAACTTCTTATTTTCAAGTAGAGATTGCGAAATTATTTAAAATCAGTCCGAAAAATGTTCATGGTTATATAATAGGAGATAATAGAACGGACGTGATTCCAGTTTGGAGTAGGGCTTTTCTTGGTGGGAAACCTATTTTAAGTTATTTAACAGAGGAACCAAAACGGCTTACCTCAGAAGACTTACAAAATCTCGCAAATCGGATGACGAAGATTCCTGACTATCCTTTTGAAAATAAAGATGGTTGCACATTTCGTTTTAGTACGGTGACAGTGCTTGCTGAATTAACAGAAGTGATTTTACAAGACGAGGCACGTGTGCTTACTGTAGGCGTTGAAGTGAAGTCGGCCTATGGATTAGATGAGCCAGTCTTTGTAAGTGTACCAGCTGTTATTGGCGCTTCTGGTGTGCAGGAATTATTAGAGCTTAACTTATCTGACGACGAGCAAAAAGAATTAAAACAAATCGCGACAAAAACGACTCAGAAATTAGAAGCAATGCAGCTTGATAAAGGAGGAATCAGTTAA
- a CDS encoding magnesium transporter CorA family protein: MHQIFKSDENGKLMELEEVTRNCWINIVAPTSEEINRIADNYEIPLEFLEDPLDKDESARIERDDDSDSVLIVCDFPVVDEDDIHYASFETIPMGIIITKDYFITICTIDSSIVQSFIRNRIKGFYTHMKTRFALQILYMISTTFLRHLKRLNRQTDEIEKELHESMKNKQLYDLMGIEKSLVYFVTALKSNKVVLDKMMRQNIVKMYEEDQDLLEDVIIENRQGIEMAEVHSNILSGMMDAYASIISNNMNIVMKFLTSFTIILTIPTMVFSFYGMNVKLPFMDMSMAWMLTLGFAFGIAGALAIVFWRRKFF; encoded by the coding sequence ATGCATCAAATTTTCAAATCAGATGAAAATGGCAAATTAATGGAATTAGAAGAAGTAACCCGCAATTGTTGGATTAATATCGTTGCCCCTACTTCTGAAGAAATTAATAGAATTGCTGATAATTATGAAATCCCACTAGAATTTTTAGAAGATCCACTAGATAAAGATGAAAGCGCTCGGATTGAACGTGACGATGATTCTGATTCCGTTTTAATTGTTTGTGACTTTCCGGTAGTAGATGAAGACGATATTCATTATGCTTCATTTGAAACCATTCCAATGGGGATAATTATTACCAAAGACTACTTTATTACCATTTGCACAATTGATTCTTCCATTGTGCAATCATTTATCCGAAATCGCATTAAAGGTTTTTATACGCATATGAAAACACGATTCGCACTACAAATATTATATATGATTTCAACTACTTTCTTACGGCACTTAAAACGCTTAAACCGCCAAACAGATGAAATCGAAAAAGAATTACATGAATCAATGAAAAATAAACAGTTGTATGATTTAATGGGGATTGAAAAAAGTTTGGTTTACTTTGTTACTGCCCTTAAATCTAATAAAGTTGTCCTTGATAAAATGATGCGTCAAAACATCGTTAAAATGTACGAGGAAGATCAAGACTTACTGGAAGATGTTATAATTGAAAATCGCCAAGGAATCGAAATGGCGGAAGTTCATTCGAATATTCTAAGTGGGATGATGGATGCTTATGCCTCAATTATCTCCAACAACATGAATATCGTGATGAAATTCCTAACTTCTTTTACTATCATCTTAACTATTCCTACGATGGTCTTTAGTTTTTACGGAATGAACGTTAAATTGCCGTTTATGGATATGTCAATGGCCTGGATGCTAACACTTGGTTTTGCGTTTGGAATTGCCGGCGCACTTGCGATTGTGTTTTGGCGGAGGAAATTCTTTTAA
- a CDS encoding dihydrolipoyllysine-residue acetyltransferase — MAYSFKLPDIGEGIHEGEIVKWFVQPGDKIEEDESLFEVQNDKSVEEITSPVSGTIKEIKVGEGTVATVGQVLVTFDGVEGHEDDAEEESAAPKAENTESAPAPAQASGKGIFEFKLPDIGEGIHEGEIVKWFIQPGDKVEEDQSIFEVQNDKSVEEITSPVDGTVKDILVSEGTVATVGQVLVTFEGDFEGEASHESTPESPAEDAALANNDATSAPATGGNGTPSSKKDPNGLVIAMPSVRKYAREKGVNIAEVAGSGKNNRVVKADIDAFLNGEQPAAATTTSNAEDKASTPKAEKATAKQPVASSDAYPETREKLTPTRRAIAKAMVNSKHTAPHVTLMDEIEVTALMAHRKRFKEVAAEKGIKLTFLPYMVKALVATLRDFPVLNTTLDDATEELVYKHYFNVGIAADTDHGLYVPVIKSADKKSVFAISDEINELAGKARDGKLTADEMRHGSATISNIGSAGGQWFTPVINYPEVAILGVGRIAQKPIVKDGEIVAAPVLALSLSFDHRVIDGATAQKAMNNIKRLLNDPELLLMEV; from the coding sequence ATGGCATATTCATTTAAATTACCGGATATCGGTGAAGGTATCCATGAAGGTGAAATCGTTAAATGGTTTGTACAACCAGGCGATAAAATTGAAGAAGATGAATCCCTATTTGAAGTACAAAACGACAAATCAGTGGAAGAAATCACTTCTCCAGTTTCCGGAACCATTAAAGAAATCAAAGTTGGTGAAGGTACCGTTGCAACAGTTGGACAAGTACTAGTAACATTTGATGGCGTAGAAGGTCACGAAGACGACGCCGAAGAAGAAAGCGCAGCACCAAAAGCAGAAAACACAGAATCAGCTCCTGCACCCGCACAAGCTAGCGGAAAAGGAATTTTTGAATTCAAATTACCAGATATCGGTGAAGGAATTCATGAAGGCGAAATTGTTAAATGGTTTATTCAACCGGGCGATAAAGTAGAAGAAGATCAGTCCATTTTTGAAGTGCAAAACGACAAATCTGTCGAAGAAATTACTTCTCCAGTAGATGGAACGGTTAAAGATATTTTAGTTAGTGAAGGAACAGTAGCAACAGTTGGTCAAGTATTAGTAACATTCGAAGGTGATTTTGAAGGAGAAGCTAGTCATGAATCTACTCCAGAATCTCCAGCAGAAGACGCTGCACTTGCAAACAACGATGCAACTTCCGCACCAGCAACGGGTGGAAACGGAACTCCATCATCTAAAAAAGATCCTAATGGCCTTGTAATCGCAATGCCTTCCGTACGTAAATATGCACGTGAAAAAGGCGTTAATATTGCTGAAGTAGCAGGCTCTGGAAAAAATAACCGCGTAGTTAAAGCAGACATTGATGCTTTCCTAAATGGTGAACAACCAGCTGCAGCAACTACTACTTCGAATGCAGAAGACAAAGCATCTACTCCAAAAGCAGAAAAAGCTACAGCAAAACAACCAGTTGCAAGTTCTGATGCATACCCAGAAACACGCGAAAAACTAACACCAACTCGTCGTGCAATTGCAAAAGCAATGGTCAATTCGAAACATACAGCACCACACGTTACTTTAATGGACGAAATCGAAGTAACTGCCCTAATGGCGCACCGCAAACGTTTCAAAGAAGTGGCTGCTGAAAAAGGTATCAAACTTACTTTCTTACCTTATATGGTGAAAGCTCTTGTTGCAACGCTTCGTGACTTCCCAGTGCTTAACACAACTTTAGACGATGCAACAGAAGAACTTGTTTACAAACATTACTTCAACGTTGGTATCGCAGCAGACACAGACCACGGCTTGTATGTGCCAGTAATCAAAAGTGCGGATAAAAAATCTGTATTTGCAATCTCTGATGAAATTAACGAACTAGCTGGAAAAGCACGTGATGGTAAATTAACAGCTGACGAAATGCGCCATGGTTCCGCAACTATTTCTAATATCGGTTCTGCCGGCGGACAATGGTTCACTCCAGTAATTAACTACCCTGAAGTTGCTATTCTTGGTGTTGGTCGTATTGCTCAAAAACCTATCGTAAAAGATGGCGAAATTGTAGCAGCGCCAGTATTAGCGCTATCCTTGAGCTTTGACCACCGTGTAATTGACGGCGCAACTGCTCAAAAAGCAATGAATAATATTAAACGTTTATTAAACGACCCAGAATTATTACTAATGGAGGTGTAA
- a CDS encoding DsbA family protein: MDISQIKANMVTPEVGIHVGDKAAPVKVMSFINLRCPFCREWNEKSQDVLTEFIQAGKIELIIKPFDKEKESLQRGNVVHRYLDYSTPEETRETINKIYSTQDEWGSLSLEEVATYMESKLGLTEQDNKAASEKIIREANEANVVFVPTVIVGEHIFDEHISPEQLRTLLNGELAK, encoded by the coding sequence ATGGATATTAGTCAAATTAAAGCAAACATGGTAACACCAGAAGTAGGAATACACGTAGGAGATAAAGCGGCTCCTGTCAAAGTAATGTCATTCATCAATCTACGTTGTCCTTTCTGTCGTGAGTGGAATGAAAAATCACAAGATGTACTAACAGAATTTATTCAAGCAGGCAAAATCGAGCTTATCATCAAACCTTTTGATAAAGAAAAAGAATCACTTCAACGCGGAAATGTCGTGCACCGTTATTTAGATTATTCCACACCAGAAGAAACGCGTGAAACAATCAATAAAATCTACAGCACGCAAGACGAGTGGGGGAGTCTGTCTTTAGAAGAAGTAGCAACATATATGGAATCTAAATTAGGATTAACAGAGCAAGACAACAAAGCGGCATCAGAAAAAATAATCAGAGAAGCAAATGAAGCTAATGTTGTGTTTGTTCCAACAGTTATCGTTGGCGAACATATCTTTGATGAACATATTAGCCCAGAACAATTACGTACTTTATTGAACGGCGAATTAGCTAAATAA
- a CDS encoding YktB family protein — protein MTFKGFTKKDFMTMQIPGLEARMAGIQNDIQPKFKAVGEELTTYLSAKLGEEMFLHIARHQRRSVNPPESTWLAICHDKRGYKKHPHFQVGLFDNYLFIWLAFIYENEQSAKIANRFLKEKKLFAHLPDGFAISPDHTEEKTYPVHNGELVPTLERFRDVKKGEFLVGKIFLPDDDVLTPGKTFLKEAESVLDELIPFYKASLQ, from the coding sequence ATGACTTTTAAAGGATTTACGAAGAAAGATTTTATGACAATGCAAATTCCCGGACTTGAAGCAAGAATGGCTGGAATTCAAAATGATATTCAACCAAAATTCAAAGCAGTTGGTGAGGAATTAACAACATATTTAAGTGCCAAGCTTGGCGAGGAAATGTTTTTACATATTGCGCGGCACCAAAGACGTTCTGTTAATCCACCCGAGAGCACTTGGTTAGCAATCTGCCATGATAAACGTGGTTATAAAAAGCATCCACATTTTCAAGTCGGACTATTTGATAATTACCTATTTATTTGGTTAGCTTTTATATATGAAAATGAACAAAGTGCTAAAATTGCCAATCGTTTTTTGAAAGAGAAAAAATTATTTGCTCATTTACCAGATGGTTTTGCGATTTCGCCAGATCACACCGAAGAAAAAACGTATCCTGTACATAACGGCGAGTTGGTTCCAACTTTAGAACGTTTTCGTGATGTTAAAAAAGGCGAATTTTTAGTTGGGAAAATATTCCTCCCTGATGATGACGTTTTGACACCTGGAAAAACTTTCCTAAAAGAAGCAGAATCTGTACTAGATGAATTAATCCCATTCTATAAGGCTTCCTTGCAATAA